One window of the Primulina eburnea isolate SZY01 chromosome 18, ASM2296580v1, whole genome shotgun sequence genome contains the following:
- the LOC140820258 gene encoding LOW QUALITY PROTEIN: uncharacterized protein (The sequence of the model RefSeq protein was modified relative to this genomic sequence to represent the inferred CDS: inserted 1 base in 1 codon), which yields MAAFSSIQHHPFLLDSDIDPHHALFPDQFYEPQAFQNLDHSTKVTAISNNEASVLSVTNKNSMDSSSIVTDIYKCDDDHNYRNKHLVPQNPINPIANKRKCKEVSSSNSAQSKDMREMKGKKEKKVKNSEAKKKDKKIEKKEAEEAPTGYIHVRARRGQATDSHSLAERVRRERISERMKLLQTLVPGCEKVTGKALMLDEIINYVQSLQNQVEFLSMKLASLNPMFYDFGMDLDSFMIRPDQNLSSLPSPLPNVQQCNPTTPHNYPILDDNPLMFQQPQIPSTLPQEGDRSVVLMEVDDPRPKXMNQSAGFSYSLFSFH from the exons atGGCAGCCTTTTCATCGATCCAGCACCACCCTTTTCTTCTTGACTCGGATATTGATCCACACCATGCCTTGTTTCCTGATCAGTTTTACGAACCCCAAGCTTTTCAGAATCTTGACCACAGTACAAAAGTCACTGCCATTAGCAATAATGAGGCTTCTGTTCTCAGTGTAACAAACAAGAATAGCATGGATTCTTCCTCCATAGTCACTGATATTTATAagtgtgatgatgatcataattaTCGTAACAAGCATCTTGTTCCTCAAAACCCCATTAATCCCATAGCCAATAAGAGGAAATGCAAAGAGGTTTCTTCCTCAAATTCTGCTCAGTCCAAG GATATGAGAGAAATGAAGGGTAAGAAGGAAAAGAAAGTGAAGAACAGTGAAGCAAAGAAGAAAGACAAGAAAATTGAGAAGAAAGAAGCAGAAGAAGCTCCAACAGGATACATTCATGTAAGGGCTAGAAGGGGCCAGGCTACAGATAGCCACAGCCTTGCTGAAAGG GTGAGGAGGGAAAGAATCAGTGAAAGAATGAAACTGCTTCAAACTCTTGTTCCTGGTTGTGAAAAG GTGACTGGAAAGGCCCTCATGTTGGATGAAATAATCAATTATGTCCAATCCCTCCAAAATCAAGTTGAG TTCCTCTCGATGAAACTTGCTTCTTTGAATCCTATgttctatgattttgggatGGACTTGGACTCGTTCATGATTAGGCCTGACCAG AATTTAAGTAGCTTGCCATCTCCATTACCAAATGTGCAACAATGCAACCCCACAACTCCACATAATTATCCTATCCTGGATGATAATCCTCTTATGTTTCAGCAACCCCAAATTCCAAGTACACTTCCCCAGGAG GGTGACAGATCAGTGGTGTTGATGGAAGTGGATGACCCAAGGCCAA ATATGAATCAGTCAGCAGGATTCAGCTACAGCTTGTTTTCATTTCATTAA